TCTAACTTCTTTAATATTAGATAAAACATTTTGGAAAATTTTTTCAGATTCTTTTCTATATTCGTCTGGAAAAATAATTTCACTTAAGAAATTTTTTATTTCATAATAATAAAAGCTAAATATGAAACCAATTAATATGGATAGTATTATTGTTAATACTAATATTCTTTTTCTCATTTCTTATTAGATAAAAAATTAATTTGAATAAAAATTTTTAAAAAAGAGGGGAGAATTTTAAATTTTTTATACTATTATCTTTATCGGCGTTTTCGCATAATAAGATAAAGGAACATTATAATAGCGACTACAATGACGGCTATAATTCCCAAAGTCATTACATCAAAACCAGCTGGTGCTGTGGTTGTAGGAGTTATTGTAATCGGGGTTGTCGTCGTTATTGGAGTTTTAGTGGGTGTAGTTACTTCTGTAGTTGTAGGAGTTGTTAAAGGTGGAGGTGTAGCAGGTGTTTTTGTTGTAGTAATTACAATAGTTTCTGTTATCGTAGTCCCTGGTTTTATGATTACGCTTGTGATTGTAGTCCCTTTAACTACGCTTGATATATACTCAGTTGTTCCTGGAAAACTTATAGTAGTCTTATAAGTAGTGCCTTTTAAAGTTTCAGTTTGTACAACAGTTGTTTCAATGGGTATCGGTAAAGTCATAGTAATTCCAGGAACAGTATAAGTTGCTCCTGGAATTGCTACATAAAAAGTCGCAGGTACTTTTTCTGCTATATAGCTCATTACTCTCTTAATAGTTATTTTATTGCAAGATTGTATAATTTCACCATAAATTGGAAAAGGCATTTTAATAGTAGTAATTCTGGGGATTTCCGTTTCAATTTCTACTGTAGCAACACCAGTTGTAGTTAAAATTGTTCCACCAGTTGTTTCTAAAAAAGTAGTAGCATATGTAGGAATTGTAATAATTGTACTATAAGCTGTCCCTGGAACAGTAATAGTTGTTCCAGGAATGGAAAATACTGCTTCTGGTAAAGCTTTAATTGTTTTAATACATACTTGATCGGGTCGTTCTTCTTCCATAATGATTATATAACCTGGCATAATCATAGTTGCTATAATAGTAGTATCAGGTTGTTGAATTGTAGTAGTAATAGTTGTTCCAGGAATTGTAGTAACTTTAGTTGTTGTAATCGTAACAACTTGTTGGCCAATCACTATCTTTGTAAAAAATATAGAAATAATTACGATAATAGTCAAGTGCAAAACTTTTTTAATAATATTTTTATTCAAGCTACTCCTCTCTTTTTTGGTTATTATTTTTTAAGAACTATTTATACTTTTAGGTAAAAATTCTTAATATAATTCTTAAGATAAAAGTTAAGTATTTGTTAAAAATTTTTAAATAGAAATAAGTTATTTTTAATTAATTAAGACCTTAAAGAAAATTAATAGGTAGAAAATTAAATGAAGATTAAATATTTTGGCACTTCAGGCATTAGAGGAATTGTTGAAGAAAATCTTACACCCGAATTTACTGTAAAAATAGGTCTTTCATATGCTAGATTTTTAGGAAATAAAGGAAGTATCGCTTTAGGGAGTGATCAAAGACTCGGTTCAAGAGTTGTTAAACATTCAATTATATCTGGATTAATTGCAGGAGGAGTAAATATCATCGATTTAGGAATTATTCCAACTCCAGCTTTATGTCATTATATTAAGGAATTTAAATTAGATGGGGGAATAATGATTACAGGAAGCCATACTCCTCCAGAAATAACTGGAATAATGTTTTTTCAAAATGATACAGGAGAATTAAGGCCAGAGAATGAAGAAAAAATAGAAGAAATAATCATTAAAGAAAAATATAAAAGAGTTCCTTGGAACGAAATAGGAAAAATAGAAAAAGATGATAACGCAATAGAAATATATATTAAAAATGTTTTAAGAAATTTTGGAAAAAAATTTTCATTGAATGAAAAAATTGCTATCGATTGTTGCAATGGCCCTCAATCCTATGCTTTACCTAAAATAATTGAAGAAATAAATTGCATACCTATAATTTTAAATGGAGAAATAGATGGAAGATTCCCAGGTAGAGACCCTTATCCAAGACCTGAAAATTTAAGAGAAATATGCAATATTGTAAAAAAAGAAAAAGCTATTTTAGGACTTGCTTGTGATGGAGATGGAGATAGAGCAATATTTATT
The sequence above is drawn from the Nitrososphaerota archaeon genome and encodes:
- a CDS encoding phosphoglucosamine mutase (catalyzes the interconversion of alpha-D-mannose 1-phosphate to alpha-D-mannose 6-phosphate and alpha-D-glucose 1-phosphate to alpha-D-glucose 6-phosphate) → MKIKYFGTSGIRGIVEENLTPEFTVKIGLSYARFLGNKGSIALGSDQRLGSRVVKHSIISGLIAGGVNIIDLGIIPTPALCHYIKEFKLDGGIMITGSHTPPEITGIMFFQNDTGELRPENEEKIEEIIIKEKYKRVPWNEIGKIEKDDNAIEIYIKNVLRNFGKKFSLNEKIAIDCCNGPQSYALPKIIEEINCIPIILNGEIDGRFPGRDPYPRPENLREICNIVKKEKAILGLACDGDGDRAIFIDDGGNVLWGDITGAIFSEEELKKHNGGIIVCPINTSKIIEDVAHKNNGKIIFTKVGPPAIIEQVVKNIDKVVFAFEETGKYIWKENILYGDPCYSLLKIIEIINSRGYLSKITQSYMKYYSKKIALPIKKKDKKRILNEIEKKIIKKSKYLNMDKLDGFKIYLDEDTWILLRPSGTEPVFRIYIEGKEKEKIEKILEEYVRKIKKII